One Echinicola strongylocentroti DNA window includes the following coding sequences:
- a CDS encoding NAD(P)/FAD-dependent oxidoreductase produces the protein MITTDICIVGAGPVGLFTVFEAGLLKMRCHLIDALPQVGGQLSEIYPQKPIYDIPGYPEVKAQELVDNLMKQIEPFNPSFTLGERVDYLAKQDDGSFVITTSDKTKVHAQVIVIAGGLGCFEPRKPVLENLENFEGKGITYMVKDPEQFRDKKVILAGGGDSALDWTIFLSDVAEKVTLVHRNETFRGAPDSAAKVFDMANNGKIDLILSSNLTKIAGNGHLQSVSMKNKAKEEITVDADYLIPLFGLSPKLGPIAEWGLNIDKNAIEVDTTDYSTNVERIYAVGDINTYENKLKLILCGFHEAALMCHSAFKYVYPDQKLSFKYTTVNGVNAF, from the coding sequence GTTGTCACCTGATCGACGCATTGCCACAGGTAGGAGGACAGCTCTCTGAAATATATCCGCAAAAACCAATTTATGATATTCCTGGCTACCCAGAGGTAAAGGCTCAGGAATTGGTCGACAATCTGATGAAACAAATCGAACCGTTCAATCCCAGTTTCACCTTAGGTGAGCGCGTGGATTACCTTGCCAAGCAGGATGACGGCTCATTTGTGATCACCACCAGCGACAAGACCAAAGTGCACGCACAGGTGATAGTCATAGCAGGTGGACTAGGCTGTTTCGAACCGAGAAAGCCCGTCTTGGAAAACCTGGAGAACTTTGAAGGTAAAGGCATCACCTACATGGTCAAAGACCCCGAGCAGTTCCGAGACAAAAAAGTCATCCTTGCCGGTGGTGGAGATTCTGCATTGGACTGGACAATCTTCCTTTCCGACGTAGCCGAAAAGGTAACATTGGTACACAGAAACGAGACATTCCGTGGAGCCCCTGACTCTGCCGCCAAGGTGTTTGACATGGCCAATAACGGAAAAATCGATCTTATCCTAAGCTCCAACCTGACCAAAATCGCAGGAAATGGCCACCTACAGAGCGTGTCCATGAAAAACAAAGCCAAGGAAGAAATCACCGTAGATGCCGATTACTTAATTCCATTGTTCGGTTTAAGTCCAAAATTAGGGCCAATTGCCGAATGGGGACTGAATATCGACAAAAACGCTATTGAAGTAGACACCACAGATTACTCCACCAACGTGGAAAGAATCTATGCTGTTGGCGACATCAATACCTATGAGAACAAGCTCAAACTGATCCTTTGTGGCTTTCATGAAGCGGCCTTGATGTGCCACAGTGCATTCAAATATGTGTACCCAGATCAAAAATTAAGCTTTAAATATACAACCGTTAATGGCGTAAATGCATTTTAA
- a CDS encoding 2Fe-2S iron-sulfur cluster-binding protein, translating to MVTFEVEDHDGNRQPIEAPDDMGLSLMEVLKASEYPVLATCGGMALCATCHVEVLEGKDGLGDATDPELDQLEGLPEMYDTSRLACQIRISDELEGAVFKLRGEDQ from the coding sequence ATGGTAACATTTGAAGTAGAAGATCACGACGGCAACCGTCAGCCGATAGAGGCTCCGGATGATATGGGGCTGAGCTTAATGGAAGTACTGAAAGCTTCCGAATATCCTGTTTTGGCCACTTGTGGCGGCATGGCACTCTGTGCCACCTGTCACGTGGAAGTCCTCGAGGGAAAAGATGGCCTTGGCGACGCAACCGACCCGGAACTCGACCAACTGGAAGGTCTGCCGGAGATGTACGACACCAGCAGGCTTGCTTGCCAAATCAGGATAAGCGACGAACTGGAAGGTGCCGTCTTCAAACTTAGAGGAGAAGATCAGTAA
- the scpA gene encoding methylmalonyl-CoA mutase → MRPDLTGLSQLKATRQEKSEKAAPFHTEYVAGIPPFLRGPYSTMYRTRPWTLRQYAGFSTAEDSNAFYKRNLKAGQKGLSVAFDLATHRGYDSDHPRVQGDVGKAGVAIDSVRDMKVLFDGIPLDKMSVSMTMNGAVIPIMAFYIVAAEEQGVRPEQLKGTIQNDILKEFMVRNTYIYPPVPSLRIIADIFAYTAKNMPQFNSISISGYHMLEAGATPELELAYTLADGLEYVRTGLKSGLEIDDFAPRLSFFWGIGMDHFTEIAKLRAGRLLWAKLMKGFQPANPKSLKLRAHCQTSGWSLTEQDAYNNVARTTVEAMAAVLGHTQSLHTNAFDEAFALPTDFSARIARNTQVILRDEYGLRRVVDPLGGSFLLEQKTEELVAKAWRHIQEVEDMGGMAKAIEAGLPKRKIEEAAARRQAKIDQGKEVIVGVNRFVVGENEDFDILEVDNEMVLDRQLLRLRQLKADRDSEAVAASLEAITKAAESGTGNLLELAVEAARKSATLGEISMAMEKAFGRHQAKNQVVSGVYSSASQNSELFKEAWVLTAKFDEMEGRRPRILVAKMGQDGHDRGAKVIASGMADMGFDVDIGPLFQTPEEVARQAVENDVHLVGASSLAGGHKVLIPQLIKALKTLGRPDILVVAGGVIPPHDYDFLIKAGVMEIFGPGTVLPKAAIRMVERLMKP, encoded by the coding sequence ATGAGGCCTGACTTAACTGGATTATCCCAACTAAAAGCCACTAGGCAGGAGAAGTCGGAGAAAGCAGCTCCTTTTCATACTGAGTATGTGGCCGGGATTCCGCCATTTTTGAGGGGACCCTACAGTACCATGTACCGTACCCGTCCTTGGACCCTGAGGCAGTATGCAGGTTTTTCCACTGCTGAAGATTCCAACGCGTTTTATAAAAGAAACCTTAAAGCGGGACAAAAGGGACTTTCGGTTGCTTTTGACCTCGCCACACATCGGGGCTATGATTCCGACCATCCCAGGGTGCAGGGAGATGTAGGAAAGGCAGGTGTGGCCATCGACTCGGTGAGGGATATGAAGGTGCTTTTTGACGGTATCCCACTGGATAAAATGTCCGTGTCCATGACCATGAATGGCGCAGTGATCCCGATCATGGCTTTTTATATCGTGGCCGCAGAAGAGCAGGGCGTCAGGCCGGAGCAGCTGAAAGGAACTATCCAAAATGACATCCTAAAAGAGTTTATGGTGCGCAATACGTATATCTATCCTCCGGTACCATCACTTCGAATTATTGCTGATATCTTTGCCTATACGGCCAAAAACATGCCCCAATTCAATTCTATTTCTATCTCTGGCTATCATATGCTTGAAGCGGGAGCTACTCCGGAATTGGAGCTCGCCTATACGCTGGCGGATGGTCTCGAATACGTAAGGACAGGCCTGAAATCAGGTTTGGAGATTGATGATTTTGCACCGCGTTTATCCTTTTTTTGGGGGATCGGAATGGATCATTTTACTGAAATTGCCAAACTTAGAGCAGGAAGGTTGCTCTGGGCGAAACTCATGAAGGGATTTCAGCCAGCGAACCCCAAATCCCTCAAGCTGCGTGCCCACTGTCAGACTTCGGGCTGGTCGCTGACCGAGCAAGATGCCTATAATAATGTAGCCAGAACCACAGTGGAGGCAATGGCTGCAGTGCTGGGGCACACCCAGTCCTTGCACACCAATGCATTTGATGAAGCCTTTGCGTTGCCAACTGATTTTTCAGCTCGTATTGCGCGAAATACACAAGTGATTCTGCGCGATGAATATGGTCTGCGAAGGGTGGTGGATCCGTTGGGGGGAAGCTTTTTGCTGGAGCAAAAGACAGAAGAACTGGTGGCAAAGGCTTGGAGGCATATTCAGGAAGTGGAGGACATGGGCGGTATGGCCAAGGCCATTGAGGCAGGGCTGCCAAAACGTAAGATAGAGGAGGCTGCCGCACGTAGGCAAGCAAAGATTGATCAGGGAAAAGAAGTTATCGTCGGTGTAAACAGGTTTGTGGTAGGAGAAAATGAGGATTTCGATATTCTTGAGGTGGACAATGAAATGGTTTTGGATCGGCAGCTCTTAAGGCTTAGGCAACTGAAGGCAGATCGCGACAGTGAAGCGGTAGCCGCAAGCCTTGAAGCCATCACCAAGGCAGCGGAATCCGGTACCGGGAATTTGCTGGAACTGGCCGTGGAAGCTGCCCGGAAAAGCGCTACCTTAGGAGAAATATCAATGGCCATGGAAAAAGCTTTTGGACGTCATCAAGCAAAAAACCAAGTCGTTTCTGGAGTGTATTCTTCAGCATCCCAAAACAGTGAATTGTTTAAGGAGGCCTGGGTTCTGACGGCCAAATTTGATGAAATGGAGGGAAGAAGGCCTCGGATTCTGGTGGCTAAAATGGGACAGGATGGCCATGACCGTGGGGCCAAAGTGATCGCTTCCGGGATGGCCGATATGGGCTTTGATGTGGATATCGGTCCGCTGTTTCAGACCCCTGAAGAGGTGGCGAGGCAAGCAGTGGAAAACGACGTTCATTTGGTAGGCGCCTCTTCACTGGCCGGGGGGCATAAGGTGCTTATTCCCCAACTGATCAAAGCACTCAAGACCCTGGGGCGACCGGATATCTTAGTGGTGGCTGGAGGTGTTATTCCACCCCATGATTACGATTTTTTAATAAAAGCAGGAGTGATGGAGATATTCGGGCCAGGAACGGTTCTGCCAAAGGCGGCTATTCGTATGGTAGAACGGTTGATGAAACCGTAA
- a CDS encoding methylmalonyl-CoA mutase family protein, whose product MTDEHFYGYPPSSKKGWIRQALKETGAGDYEELISNDEFEGLVIPPFFTAEDSEQNSMSALPNSSMFRPGLWENISYIDLDKDPPEVIGKVLAFGIDGVVMHWSGEGDLGVLLREVKPDFLTIWLKPKKHAVKVVQRFLQWADATVSEKSKLRGGVLWDVLVMSLSRKEAREEVAKEMSSLYALTKDYPEYRGVCIDFSCYQRPQFNITQEITYGLGVMIEVLDVLTNEGEEVEEALDNFFVFVAAGNDFFLHLAKIKVLRIMFRKLLLLYEVEDVSHALYVFASTSDDNHDDKDSENNMVRNTLEAMLVILGGSDALWVKGHSEDASAVFSRRTAANVSNLLRYESHFDKLGDAVDGSYYLEYLIETLLQKVEKTLVQLEEDGGWWKVFPHLNKGPKTNEQ is encoded by the coding sequence ATGACCGATGAACACTTTTATGGATATCCACCCTCTTCTAAAAAAGGCTGGATCAGACAGGCACTGAAAGAAACCGGCGCTGGTGATTATGAGGAGTTGATCTCCAATGATGAATTTGAAGGTTTGGTGATTCCGCCTTTTTTTACTGCCGAGGACAGTGAGCAAAACAGTATGTCAGCCTTACCCAATTCCTCTATGTTCCGTCCCGGGCTCTGGGAAAATATCTCTTATATTGATTTGGACAAGGATCCTCCTGAAGTGATTGGGAAGGTGTTAGCATTTGGAATTGATGGTGTGGTCATGCACTGGTCTGGTGAAGGAGACTTGGGTGTGTTGTTGCGAGAAGTAAAACCCGATTTTTTAACAATATGGTTAAAGCCCAAAAAACATGCGGTAAAAGTGGTTCAGCGGTTTTTACAATGGGCTGATGCCACTGTTTCAGAGAAGTCCAAGCTACGTGGAGGGGTGCTGTGGGATGTTTTGGTGATGAGCTTATCACGAAAAGAAGCAAGAGAGGAGGTGGCGAAGGAGATGTCATCACTTTATGCCTTGACCAAGGACTATCCAGAATATAGGGGCGTATGCATTGATTTTTCATGCTATCAACGCCCCCAATTTAATATTACCCAAGAGATTACATACGGGTTAGGAGTAATGATCGAAGTGCTAGATGTACTGACCAACGAGGGAGAGGAAGTGGAGGAGGCCCTGGATAACTTTTTCGTTTTTGTTGCGGCAGGAAATGATTTCTTCTTGCACTTGGCAAAGATAAAAGTACTGAGGATAATGTTCCGGAAGTTACTTCTGTTGTATGAAGTCGAGGATGTATCGCACGCGCTGTATGTTTTTGCCAGTACAAGTGATGACAACCACGATGACAAGGATAGTGAAAACAACATGGTCAGAAATACTTTAGAGGCCATGTTGGTGATTTTGGGAGGTAGTGATGCACTTTGGGTGAAGGGGCACAGCGAAGATGCTTCTGCTGTGTTTTCCCGCAGGACAGCAGCCAATGTCTCCAATCTGTTGCGATATGAAAGCCATTTTGATAAGCTGGGTGATGCAGTCGATGGTTCGTACTATTTGGAGTATTTGATCGAAACCCTACTACAAAAGGTAGAGAAAACGTTGGTTCAGCTAGAAGAGGACGGAGGGTGGTGGAAGGTGTTCCCTCACTTGAATAAAGGACCTAAAACCAATGAACAATGA
- the dnaA gene encoding chromosomal replication initiator protein DnaA — translation MNSEAKAVWDECLRIIQEHVNEQSFSTWFKPINPVRLDGSVLTIQVPSQFFYEWLEDNYVQVLKLAIKNILGPNGKLEYAVVVDRGNSQNQPYVVSYPQGNINPNKKKNEKQVKEERRSPFEMQSLDAQALLNSNLNPNYSFNSYIEGDCNRLARSAGYAVATKPGVTSFNPLMIYGGVGLGKTHLIQAIGNEIKNGPEDKFVLYVSSEKFVNQFMDSIKDGNVKSFTNFYMQVDVLIIDDIQFLAGKDRTQEMFFHIFNHLHQSKKQIIMTSDCPPRDLKGLEERLLSRFKWGLTADLHMPDFETRVAIIKRKMQSEGIYIPDDVIEYLAYTVDTNIRELEGVLISLIAHASLNRVEIDLGLAKTIMKNIVKDIETEVGIDFIQKTVSDYYGIKLDDLKAKTRKKEIVVARQVAMYFSKEFTNHSLKSIGYHFGGRDHSTVIHAVQTVNDLMETDTSFRNAINEQRKKFKMRSY, via the coding sequence ATGAATTCAGAGGCCAAAGCAGTATGGGACGAGTGTTTGCGTATCATCCAAGAACACGTGAACGAACAAAGCTTCTCCACTTGGTTTAAACCCATAAACCCGGTGAGATTGGACGGTTCTGTACTTACCATTCAGGTACCCAGTCAATTTTTCTATGAGTGGCTGGAGGATAATTATGTGCAGGTGTTAAAGCTTGCCATCAAAAATATCCTAGGCCCAAATGGCAAGCTGGAATACGCTGTGGTAGTGGACAGGGGAAACTCCCAAAACCAACCTTATGTGGTCAGCTATCCACAAGGCAATATCAATCCTAACAAGAAGAAAAACGAAAAACAGGTAAAGGAAGAGCGGAGAAGTCCTTTTGAAATGCAATCACTGGACGCCCAAGCGCTCCTAAACTCCAACCTTAACCCGAACTATTCCTTCAACTCTTACATCGAAGGAGACTGTAACCGTTTGGCCCGTTCGGCAGGCTATGCCGTAGCCACCAAGCCTGGAGTAACCTCCTTCAACCCGCTGATGATTTATGGCGGTGTTGGCCTTGGCAAGACCCACTTGATCCAAGCCATAGGCAATGAAATCAAAAATGGACCTGAAGACAAGTTTGTCCTCTATGTCTCTTCAGAAAAATTTGTCAATCAGTTCATGGACTCCATCAAGGATGGAAATGTAAAGAGCTTTACCAATTTTTACATGCAGGTGGATGTATTGATCATCGATGACATCCAGTTTTTGGCGGGCAAGGACAGGACACAGGAGATGTTCTTTCACATCTTTAACCACCTCCACCAAAGCAAAAAGCAGATCATCATGACTTCCGACTGTCCGCCCAGAGACCTAAAAGGTCTTGAAGAGCGATTGCTTTCCCGCTTCAAATGGGGATTGACAGCAGATCTGCACATGCCGGATTTTGAAACGAGGGTGGCCATTATCAAAAGAAAAATGCAATCTGAAGGAATCTACATACCTGATGATGTCATCGAATACCTGGCCTACACCGTGGACACCAATATCCGGGAACTGGAAGGTGTTTTGATCTCGTTGATTGCCCACGCCTCGCTTAACCGGGTGGAAATTGATCTGGGACTGGCCAAGACGATCATGAAAAACATCGTCAAGGACATCGAAACAGAGGTAGGCATTGACTTTATCCAAAAAACGGTATCGGACTATTACGGCATCAAGCTAGATGACCTAAAAGCCAAAACCCGTAAAAAAGAAATTGTGGTGGCCAGACAAGTAGCCATGTACTTTTCCAAAGAATTTACCAACCACTCCCTAAAGTCTATTGGCTACCATTTTGGAGGACGTGACCACAGTACCGTCATACACGCTGTCCAAACGGTCAATGACCTGATGGAAACAGATACTTCCTTCCGAAACGCTATCAATGAACAGCGCAAAAAATTCAAAATGAGGTCCTACTAA
- a CDS encoding DUF3298 and DUF4163 domain-containing protein yields the protein MFKHFLVIGLVIFGLVSCNKNNSESQEQGGFVHKQASIQRQACVGKDSTCAEVGMNFPQFSGEDRKLVSWLNLHVKEQLLMYLQWGEASPQTDSVEVAAEMFLEGFKDMAREYPATSLSWFLKTDGEVVFENSEAISLMFTNSSFTGGAHPNYTVLFMNIDLEAPRLLKNDDLVLDQPALLQKAKIAFRGFHEVDSQVSLKEDGRFFLDDGKFFLPAAMGYEGDEFVMVYNSYEIGPYSMGLTELRFPLEELEGIVWMPGQKKDPTN from the coding sequence ATGTTTAAGCATTTTCTGGTGATCGGGCTAGTGATATTTGGCCTTGTAAGCTGTAATAAAAATAATAGTGAAAGCCAAGAACAGGGGGGCTTTGTCCATAAGCAAGCTTCCATTCAGCGTCAAGCCTGCGTAGGCAAAGACAGTACCTGTGCGGAGGTAGGTATGAATTTCCCCCAGTTTTCAGGGGAAGACCGAAAATTGGTTTCTTGGCTTAATCTGCATGTGAAAGAGCAGCTGTTAATGTATCTCCAGTGGGGTGAAGCTTCGCCCCAAACCGATAGTGTGGAGGTAGCCGCTGAGATGTTTTTGGAGGGGTTTAAGGACATGGCCAGGGAATATCCAGCAACTTCGCTGTCTTGGTTTTTGAAAACGGATGGTGAAGTAGTGTTTGAAAACAGTGAGGCAATTTCACTGATGTTTACCAATAGCAGTTTTACGGGAGGGGCTCACCCCAATTATACGGTTTTGTTTATGAACATTGACCTGGAAGCACCCCGTCTACTGAAAAATGATGACCTGGTGTTGGACCAGCCGGCACTGTTGCAAAAAGCCAAAATAGCTTTTAGGGGATTCCATGAAGTGGATTCCCAAGTGAGCTTAAAGGAAGATGGAAGGTTTTTTCTGGATGATGGGAAGTTCTTTTTGCCAGCAGCCATGGGATACGAAGGCGATGAATTCGTAATGGTGTACAATAGTTACGAGATCGGTCCATATTCCATGGGATTGACCGAGCTACGTTTTCCCTTGGAGGAGCTGGAGGGAATCGTTTGGATGCCAGGGCAAAAGAAAGATCCTACGAATTAG
- the meaB gene encoding methylmalonyl Co-A mutase-associated GTPase MeaB: MPENKQNRWNAATYVDGVLSGDRAMLSRAITLVESRLEADRAVADQVINLLLPHTGNAKRIGITGAPGVGKSTFIEQLGQKIIKMDHRLAVLSVDPSSAKSGGSILGDKTRMEQLSKTEKAFIRPSPGSGHQGGVSAFTREAMLLCEAAGYEVVIVETIGVGQSEVQVKEMVDFFMLLVQPESGDELQGVKRGMMEMVDAIVVNKADRSNLEKAKQTQKELESALHLLHQEAIHGQGKVMLASSLEGSGFGEIWKATDDYFALIQQSGFLEQNRSNQRAYWFYAHVQQALERQFYQNPTVKEKMVKSLDEVRQAETSPAAVARGLVEEFFKKLSSKNR; the protein is encoded by the coding sequence ATGCCTGAAAACAAGCAAAATAGATGGAATGCAGCCACTTACGTGGACGGGGTTTTGTCAGGAGACCGTGCGATGCTGAGTAGGGCGATTACCTTGGTAGAAAGCAGGCTGGAGGCAGACCGGGCTGTAGCAGACCAAGTCATCAACTTGCTGCTGCCCCATACAGGAAACGCTAAGCGGATAGGTATAACGGGGGCGCCAGGCGTAGGTAAAAGCACTTTTATAGAGCAGCTTGGGCAAAAGATTATAAAAATGGACCACCGGCTAGCCGTATTGAGTGTGGATCCTTCAAGTGCCAAGTCAGGAGGAAGTATCTTGGGGGACAAGACCCGAATGGAGCAGCTTTCCAAAACTGAAAAGGCCTTTATCCGTCCGTCTCCAGGAAGTGGTCATCAAGGAGGAGTTTCGGCTTTTACCAGGGAGGCAATGCTGCTATGCGAAGCGGCAGGCTATGAGGTGGTCATTGTAGAGACCATCGGCGTGGGGCAGTCTGAAGTGCAGGTGAAGGAAATGGTGGATTTTTTTATGCTTTTGGTGCAGCCGGAATCGGGGGATGAGCTTCAAGGAGTAAAGAGAGGGATGATGGAAATGGTGGATGCCATTGTCGTTAATAAAGCTGACCGTTCTAACTTGGAGAAGGCCAAGCAAACACAAAAAGAACTGGAGAGTGCCCTTCATCTTTTACACCAAGAAGCAATCCATGGGCAGGGTAAGGTGATGTTGGCTTCTAGTTTGGAGGGAAGTGGTTTTGGGGAAATATGGAAAGCTACAGATGATTATTTTGCCCTGATCCAGCAGTCGGGCTTTCTGGAGCAAAATCGGTCGAATCAGCGCGCTTATTGGTTTTATGCCCATGTTCAGCAGGCTTTGGAGCGGCAGTTTTATCAGAATCCAACGGTGAAAGAAAAAATGGTAAAATCCCTGGATGAAGTTCGGCAGGCAGAGACTTCCCCAGCCGCTGTGGCAAGAGGTTTGGTAGAGGAGTTCTTTAAAAAATTATCATCAAAAAACAGATAG
- a CDS encoding CopD family protein, producing MVFEYVKALHIIFIVTWFAGLFYIVRLFIYQTEALEKSPEEQKILKPQLDIMAKRLWLGITWPSAILTLIFGTWTLTYRLGYLELGFMHAKLGFVVLLYIYHFICHGIYKNLQNGIAKWSSTKLRIWNEVATVLLFAIVFLIVLKSLLNMLWGVTGLIGLSILLMLAIKWYKKKRQQH from the coding sequence ATGGTGTTCGAATATGTAAAAGCACTGCATATAATCTTTATTGTCACCTGGTTTGCGGGTTTGTTTTACATTGTAAGGCTTTTCATTTACCAAACGGAAGCATTGGAAAAATCCCCTGAGGAGCAAAAAATCCTTAAACCCCAATTGGACATCATGGCCAAAAGATTATGGCTGGGCATTACTTGGCCATCCGCTATCTTAACGCTGATTTTTGGAACTTGGACACTTACTTATCGTTTGGGATATTTGGAGCTTGGCTTTATGCATGCCAAACTGGGGTTTGTAGTCCTGCTGTACATTTATCACTTTATCTGCCACGGAATCTATAAAAACCTTCAAAACGGCATAGCCAAATGGAGCTCTACCAAGCTGCGGATATGGAATGAAGTAGCAACGGTTTTGCTCTTTGCCATTGTCTTCCTTATTGTTCTTAAGAGCCTCCTGAACATGCTTTGGGGGGTAACAGGACTCATCGGGCTAAGTATTCTTCTAATGCTCGCCATCAAATGGTACAAGAAAAAACGACAACAACATTAA
- a CDS encoding SCO family protein, with product MVKHNLIILILLSSILTVWNCTSKSENQEELPYLGFKQAEEKTVDGKTVTDTLYHTIAPFSFTDQDGATITNSDVKGKVYVADFFFTSCPTICPIMKTQMLRVYDAFKDNPDFQILSHSIDPTHDTVAVLKDYSVKLGIEDASTWHFLTGDQEKIFEIGQTSYLATAMEDKNEPGGFLHSGAFILIDREGHIRGVYDGTKEDQVDELMKDIPKLLHNAKEQS from the coding sequence ATGGTTAAACACAACCTTATCATACTTATTCTACTCAGCAGCATTCTGACCGTTTGGAATTGTACTTCCAAGTCCGAAAACCAAGAAGAACTTCCTTACCTAGGATTCAAGCAAGCTGAAGAAAAGACCGTCGATGGCAAAACCGTTACCGACACCCTTTACCACACCATTGCCCCTTTCTCCTTTACTGATCAGGATGGTGCCACCATTACCAATAGTGACGTGAAGGGCAAGGTCTACGTAGCAGACTTTTTCTTTACCAGCTGCCCCACCATTTGTCCCATCATGAAAACCCAGATGCTCAGGGTATATGATGCATTCAAGGACAATCCGGACTTCCAGATCTTAAGCCACTCCATAGACCCTACCCATGACACCGTGGCGGTGCTAAAGGACTATTCGGTAAAACTGGGGATAGAAGACGCTTCCACTTGGCACTTCCTTACGGGGGATCAAGAGAAGATTTTTGAAATTGGCCAAACAAGTTACCTGGCCACGGCCATGGAAGACAAAAACGAACCAGGTGGTTTCTTGCACAGTGGGGCATTTATCCTTATCGACCGTGAAGGACATATCCGTGGTGTCTATGATGGTACCAAAGAAGACCAAGTCGATGAATTGATGAAGGACATTCCTAAACTACTGCACAATGCTAAAGAACAGTCTTAA
- a CDS encoding c-type cytochrome: MLKNSLKWLPVRCFVLIIAVVACNAKKENNDGLISLNEIEDIKTRQYAIEGQLLYANYCANCHQKDGAGLGKLIPPLQNADFMLADTGRTIRLIKHGIKGEITVNGVNYNQPMPGNPQLTNLEIAEIATYIYTVFGGHEKRVEASEVKKNLETTKETD, from the coding sequence ATGCTAAAGAACAGTCTTAAATGGCTACCAGTCAGGTGTTTTGTTCTCATCATCGCAGTGGTCGCCTGCAATGCCAAAAAGGAAAATAACGACGGACTTATTTCCCTAAATGAAATCGAAGACATCAAAACCCGCCAGTACGCCATCGAAGGCCAATTACTCTATGCCAACTACTGCGCAAACTGTCATCAAAAAGATGGCGCTGGGCTGGGCAAGCTCATTCCTCCCTTACAAAATGCTGATTTCATGTTAGCAGATACTGGCAGAACCATTCGCCTTATCAAGCATGGCATCAAAGGAGAAATCACCGTAAACGGCGTCAACTACAACCAACCAATGCCGGGGAATCCCCAACTGACCAACTTGGAAATTGCCGAAATTGCCACCTATATTTACACGGTCTTTGGAGGCCATGAAAAACGGGTGGAAGCCAGTGAGGTAAAAAAAAACCTAGAGACAACTAAAGAAACCGACTAA
- a CDS encoding aminotransferase class IV → MKPFCYAIDKIITSDKASLHPIDIGLIRGYAVFDFFRTVNYHPLFLDDYLDRFIKSAAKAHLTLKVGNDELKDIIMELIHKNELKQGGIRMVLSGGISDNHFSPSEGSLFIFCEELMMPSDEKYSKGVHLLTTEYIRPIPEIKTTNYALPVFLSADWKANGAEDVLYHANGIISESSRSNIFIVKNGTISTPKSNILHGITRKNIVALVPDLQIRDVTLQEVMEADEVFMSSTTKRILPITKIDHQNISNGQVGTHTKKLIEAFEKMEKEKAL, encoded by the coding sequence ATGAAACCATTTTGTTATGCCATTGATAAAATCATCACTAGCGATAAGGCCAGTTTACACCCAATTGACATTGGACTGATCAGGGGATACGCGGTATTTGATTTTTTCAGGACGGTTAATTACCACCCCTTGTTCCTGGATGATTATCTTGATCGCTTCATTAAGTCTGCAGCCAAAGCCCACCTTACCCTTAAGGTAGGGAACGATGAACTCAAAGATATTATTATGGAACTAATCCATAAAAACGAGCTCAAACAAGGCGGAATCAGGATGGTTTTGTCCGGTGGAATTTCAGACAATCATTTCTCTCCTTCGGAAGGCAGCCTCTTTATATTTTGTGAGGAATTAATGATGCCATCAGATGAAAAATACAGCAAGGGTGTGCATCTATTGACCACAGAGTACATCCGCCCGATCCCCGAAATCAAAACCACTAATTATGCCCTCCCTGTCTTCTTAAGTGCAGACTGGAAAGCCAATGGCGCCGAAGATGTACTCTATCACGCCAATGGCATCATATCAGAAAGTTCGAGAAGCAATATCTTTATCGTAAAAAACGGCACCATCAGCACTCCAAAATCCAACATTCTACACGGAATCACCAGAAAAAACATCGTGGCACTTGTTCCTGACCTACAAATCCGTGACGTCACACTGCAAGAAGTCATGGAAGCCGACGAGGTATTCATGAGCAGTACGACCAAAAGAATTTTGCCCATTACTAAAATCGACCATCAAAACATCAGCAACGGCCAGGTAGGGACGCATACGAAAAAACTTATAGAAGCCTTTGAGAAAATGGAAAAAGAAAAAGCCCTTTGA